Proteins encoded in a region of the Zea mays cultivar B73 chromosome 2, Zm-B73-REFERENCE-NAM-5.0, whole genome shotgun sequence genome:
- the LOC103643117 gene encoding auxin-responsive protein SAUR50, producing the protein MATAPSSRARAQPLASAFSSRSFPGGCSRFPYPRPTEVPPYAWEGEEEATGLPSDVSRGHFAVYVGERRCRFVVPIALLDRPEFRYLLWRAKEEFGFAGAGGTLVLPCEEVAFRSLTSALACTR; encoded by the exons ATGGCCACCGCGCCGAGCTCCCGTGCTCGCGCCCAGCCCCTTGCGTCGGCCTTCAGCTCGCGAAGCTTCCCTGGTGGCTGCTCTCGTTTTCCATATCCGCGCCCAACCGAGGTTCCTCCCTACGCGT gggagggggaggaggaggccACGGGCCTACCGTCCGACGTGTCGCGCGGCCACTTCGCGGTGTATGTGGGTGAGCGGCGGTGCCGGTTCGTGGTGCCCATCGCGCTGCTGGACCGCCCCGAGTTCCGGTACCTGTTGTGGCGCGCCAAGGAGGAGTTCGGGTTCGCGGGCGCCGGCGGCACCCTCGTCCTCCCCTGCGAGGAGGTTGCCTTCCGCTCCCTCACCTCCGCGCTCGCCTGCACCCGGTGA